In Oceanobacillus sp. FSL K6-2867, one DNA window encodes the following:
- a CDS encoding DUF3219 family protein has protein sequence MKRKVIINGYEIDGLQFHMEKQPSGNRKVSFDFKVTSEEYHDITTLLYKNDFIVQIPEENLEFRATIYNYATSITNLYEADAVGDFRLELVEQS, from the coding sequence ATGAAACGAAAAGTGATTATAAATGGATATGAAATTGATGGACTGCAATTTCATATGGAAAAACAGCCAAGCGGAAATCGAAAAGTGAGCTTTGATTTTAAAGTGACTAGTGAGGAATATCATGATATAACTACTTTGCTCTATAAAAATGATTTTATAGTTCAGATTCCTGAAGAGAATCTTGAATTTCGAGCTACGATTTATAATTATGCTACATCCATTACAAATTTATATGAAGCTGATGCCGTAGGAGATTTTCGTCTTGAATTAGTGGAGCAATCCTAG
- a CDS encoding FAD-dependent oxidoreductase: MEHFDAIIIGFGKGGKTLAASLAKAGKQVAMIEQSAEQYGGTCINIACIPTKSLAFQSEQQAKSGESKEDYYQEAIQEKDQLTSTLRENNFKMLDDQETVTVYTAKATFIDDKKIRLRSDSESLELTADNFFINTGSSPIIPPLDGIDDTENVYTSTTLQERHELPEKLVIIGGGYIGLEFASMYANFGSKVTVIDSSEEFLPNDDRDIADKVQKIFEEKGITLQLESRVKSVKNKDGGVAVTYQRGDTAKEITGSALLVATGRKPNTEGLGIENTSVQMDDKGAIITDDYLKTNADHIWALGDVNGGPQFTYISLDDFRIVRDQLFDDGSYSKKQRKNIPYSVFIEPVLSHVGLNEKTAKEEGINYRAASIPAAGVPYARIVKQTDGLLKALIDPDTDEILGCTLFCAGSHELINTVRIAMEAKLPYTRLKDNIFTHPSMSEALNNLFSSFD, from the coding sequence ATGGAACATTTTGATGCAATTATTATCGGCTTTGGTAAAGGTGGTAAAACGTTAGCAGCATCCCTTGCTAAGGCTGGAAAGCAAGTTGCTATGATAGAGCAATCTGCTGAACAATATGGTGGCACATGTATTAACATTGCCTGTATCCCAACAAAATCGCTTGCTTTTCAATCCGAACAGCAAGCAAAGTCCGGCGAATCCAAAGAGGACTATTACCAAGAAGCAATACAGGAAAAGGATCAGTTAACCTCTACTTTAAGAGAGAATAATTTTAAGATGCTTGATGATCAGGAAACAGTTACAGTATATACCGCAAAAGCTACGTTTATCGATGATAAAAAAATCAGGCTTAGATCAGATTCTGAATCTCTTGAGCTAACTGCGGATAATTTTTTTATAAACACCGGCTCATCTCCAATCATTCCACCGCTTGATGGGATTGATGATACAGAAAATGTCTATACTTCTACAACACTCCAAGAGCGTCATGAACTGCCCGAAAAACTTGTTATCATCGGTGGTGGGTATATTGGTTTAGAATTTGCTTCGATGTATGCAAACTTCGGTTCAAAGGTTACTGTAATTGACAGCTCTGAGGAATTCTTGCCGAATGATGATCGTGATATTGCCGATAAAGTACAAAAGATATTTGAAGAAAAAGGAATTACCTTACAACTAGAAAGCAGGGTAAAATCTGTTAAGAATAAAGATGGCGGCGTTGCTGTCACTTATCAGAGGGGCGATACAGCAAAAGAGATAACTGGATCTGCCCTACTTGTTGCAACCGGCAGAAAGCCAAACACAGAAGGACTTGGGATAGAAAATACTTCCGTTCAAATGGATGATAAAGGAGCAATTATTACAGATGATTACCTGAAGACAAATGCCGATCATATTTGGGCATTAGGGGATGTTAATGGTGGTCCGCAGTTTACTTACATTTCATTAGATGATTTTCGTATTGTTCGTGATCAACTATTTGATGATGGCTCTTATTCAAAAAAACAACGAAAAAATATACCGTATTCCGTTTTCATTGAACCTGTTCTGTCCCATGTAGGTTTAAATGAAAAGACAGCTAAAGAAGAGGGTATTAACTATAGAGCAGCATCTATTCCTGCAGCAGGTGTTCCTTATGCTCGTATTGTCAAACAAACAGACGGACTTTTGAAGGCTCTTATTGACCCGGACACAGATGAAATCTTAGGGTGTACTTTATTTTGCGCAGGTTCACACGAATTAATCAATACCGTGAGAATTGCCATGGAGGCTAAATTACCATACACACGATTAAAGGATAATATTTTCACACATCCATCCATGAGTGAAGCATTGAATAACTTGTTTTCAAGCTTTGACTAA